AAGACCTTAAGCCCATGTTTCTGCACTACAGAAAGTAACTTGAGGGAGACGCCACTTGGCCGCTTCATACCGTTTTCCCACTTTTGTATCGTTGAAACGCTGGTGTTGAGATAGCGGGCAAAGACCGACTGACTAACGTTGAATCGCTCGCGTAGCCCTTTGATCTCCTCAGGTTTAAGAGCATCAACGGGGCTCAGGCAACGCTCATCAAAGTTACGCATTGTTTCCTGAGTCATGGCCCCGGCATCAAATAACCCCTTTGCCGCGCTATGGATTGCCTCATAAGCGAGGCTTTTACTTTTTCGTGTCGTTGTCATGAGTAATCTCAACCAACTCTCTGTTATTGATTAGCACCAAAAGGACGCTTTCGGAAAGGCCAGCGTAATGTTTTGCCAGCTCACGAAACGCGGCTAACTCACCGTCATCGATATTTGCCATATCCTGCTTTGCATAGATGAAGGTGTAAAACGCATGTGCGCCGCCTTTTGTCAGGATAATGGCACGATCGCGGTTCTGATTTAGCCGTTTCTTGTAGACCCCTGCGCCTAAATTATCCGCCTTGCCCTGCATCAACTCATCGATTGCCTGACGTAATTCGCTGTCGCGGATGCCAAATTTTTTGGCCGCTTTGGCAAACCATTTGGTTTTAAAAATCCGTTTAAAAGATACCATTACTTCCATCCACAATGTAGCACTTGGTGCAATAGTAATCCTTCATGTGTGGAAAGAAAGATTTCCGTAAATCCATTTTTTATCTTTGCGAAGTGCCGTATAGTTTCGCGCAAACTGCATGAAACGCGGCACATCCATTGGTTGAATTGACATGATCCTGCTTATCGACAATTACGACTCCTTCACCTGGAACCTCTACCAATATTTTTGTGAGCTGGGCGCACACGTGGAGGTGAGGCGTAACGATGAGCTGACGCTGGCGGATATTGAGATGTTAGCGCCGCAGAAAATGGTTATTTCGCCAGGCCCTTGCACGCCGGATGAGTCCGGCATTTCGCTTGACGTTATTGCGCACTATGCGGGTAAACTGCCGATCCTCGGCGTTTGCCTCGGCCATCAGGCGATTGCCCAGGTGTTTGGTGCCACCATTGTGCGCGCGGCGAAAGTGATGCACGGCAAAACCTCCCCCATTACTCACTCCAGCAGCGGTGTGTTTAGCGGCTTAAATAATCCGTTAACCGTTACCCGCTATCACTCTTTGGTCATCGATCCGCCTACCTTACCTGACTGCTTCGAGGTCACTGCCTGGAGTGAAAGCGGCGAGATCATGGGCATTCGCCATAAGGTGTGGGATCTGGAAGGCGTGCAGTTCCACCCGGAAAGTATTCTGAGCGAGCAGGGCCATCAATTGCTGGAAAACTTCCTTTCGCGGTGATTTGTGGTTGCCATCTAGTGATTTTTTATGCATATTTCGTGATTATATTTTCACTATGAATGAAACATAACACGGGATGGGCAACCTATGGCAACTCAGCAAGACGCGGTGACACGTGCAAACTTCGATGACGTTATTCTGCCAATTTACGCACCGGCCGAGTTTATCCCGGTAAAGGGAAAGGGCAGCCGCGTCTGGGATCAGCAGGGTAAAGAGTACATTGATTTTGCCGGCGGCATTGCGGTCACTGCCTTAGGTCACTGCCATCCGGCGCTGGTGGAGACGCTGAAAGCGCAGGGCGAGACCCTCTGGCACCTGAGCAACGTCTTTACCAACGAGCCCGCGCTGCGTCTGGCGCGTAAGCTGGTGGACGCCACCTTTGCCGAGCGCGTCGTGTTTATGAACTCCGGTACCGAAGCCAACGAAACCGCCTTCAAGCTGGCGCGTTTTTATGCAACCACGCGCCACAGCCCGCACAAAACCAAAATCATCGCTTTCCACCACGCTTTTCACGGACGCTCGCTCTTTACCGTAACCGTTGGCGGTCAGCCGAAATACTCCGACGGCTTTGGCCCGAAACCGGCCGACATCGTGCATGTTCCTTTTAACGATCTTCACGCGGTTAAAGCGGTGATGGACGATCACACCTGCGCCGTGGTGGTAGAGCCGATTCAGGGCGAGGGTGGCGTTACCGCGGCAACCCCTGAGTTCCTCAAAGGGCTGCGTGAATTGTGCGATGCGCATAATGCTCTGCTGGTGTTTGATGAAGTGCAGTGCGGCATGGGGCGCAGCGGTGAGCTGTTCGCCTATATGCACTACGGCGTGACGCCGGATATTCTGACCAGCGCCAAAGCCCTCGGCGGCGGCTTCCCGGTCAGCGCCATGTTGACGACCCATGAAATCGCCAGCGTATTCCACGCCGGTTCCCACGGCTCCACTTATGGCGGAAACCCGCTGGCTTGCGCGGTGGCAGGCACTGCTTTCGATATCATCAACACCCCTGAGGTGCTGAATGGCGTCAGTGCCAAACGTCAGCACTTTGTTCAGTGTCTGCAGCAGATTAATGAGCAGTACGACCTGTTCAGCGATATTCGCGGCATGGGCCTGTTAATTGGTGCTGAACTGAAGCCGCAATACAAAGGCCGTGCGCGCGACTTCCTGCAT
This Kosakonia cowanii JCM 10956 = DSM 18146 DNA region includes the following protein-coding sequences:
- a CDS encoding helix-turn-helix domain-containing protein translates to MTTTRKSKSLAYEAIHSAAKGLFDAGAMTQETMRNFDERCLSPVDALKPEEIKGLRERFNVSQSVFARYLNTSVSTIQKWENGMKRPSGVSLKLLSVVQKHGLKVLL
- a CDS encoding type II toxin-antitoxin system RelE/ParE family toxin, whose protein sequence is MVSFKRIFKTKWFAKAAKKFGIRDSELRQAIDELMQGKADNLGAGVYKKRLNQNRDRAIILTKGGAHAFYTFIYAKQDMANIDDGELAAFRELAKHYAGLSESVLLVLINNRELVEITHDNDTKK
- the pabA gene encoding aminodeoxychorismate synthase component 2, whose translation is MILLIDNYDSFTWNLYQYFCELGAHVEVRRNDELTLADIEMLAPQKMVISPGPCTPDESGISLDVIAHYAGKLPILGVCLGHQAIAQVFGATIVRAAKVMHGKTSPITHSSSGVFSGLNNPLTVTRYHSLVIDPPTLPDCFEVTAWSESGEIMGIRHKVWDLEGVQFHPESILSEQGHQLLENFLSR
- the argD gene encoding bifunctional acetylornithine/succinyldiaminopimelate transaminase; this encodes MATQQDAVTRANFDDVILPIYAPAEFIPVKGKGSRVWDQQGKEYIDFAGGIAVTALGHCHPALVETLKAQGETLWHLSNVFTNEPALRLARKLVDATFAERVVFMNSGTEANETAFKLARFYATTRHSPHKTKIIAFHHAFHGRSLFTVTVGGQPKYSDGFGPKPADIVHVPFNDLHAVKAVMDDHTCAVVVEPIQGEGGVTAATPEFLKGLRELCDAHNALLVFDEVQCGMGRSGELFAYMHYGVTPDILTSAKALGGGFPVSAMLTTHEIASVFHAGSHGSTYGGNPLACAVAGTAFDIINTPEVLNGVSAKRQHFVQCLQQINEQYDLFSDIRGMGLLIGAELKPQYKGRARDFLHAAAAAGVMVLNAGPDVMRFAPSLIIEEQDINEGMQRFAQAVASVVNA